Proteins encoded by one window of Tunturibacter psychrotolerans:
- a CDS encoding Ku protein, whose translation MPRPYWSGQIQISLVSFGVKLFTATESKSEIRFHQLSRKTGERIKHQKVSAGDEGKVESSDIVKGYEYRKGEYVMIEPEEIEQVRIPSKHTIEVTQFVDAEELDPEFFEKPYFVVPENDVQAEAFAVVRKALQSMKKIALGKIAFSGREHLVAVSADTDDKLPGMMAYTMRYAEELRDPKEFFEDIKKVAVDEDQLSLAKELIKRKASKFEPEKFKDEYEAALREMVEAKVKHAPIPKDEPVPTSGKVINLMDALRKSVQGDEAAAAAGKKKAPAKATAAAEAQKGIELVKPAKAHKPRKSA comes from the coding sequence ATGCCACGTCCTTACTGGTCAGGTCAGATACAGATTTCGCTTGTTTCGTTTGGAGTCAAGCTCTTTACGGCGACGGAGTCGAAGAGCGAGATTCGTTTTCATCAACTGAGTCGCAAGACCGGAGAGCGGATCAAACACCAGAAGGTTTCTGCTGGCGATGAGGGGAAGGTTGAGAGCTCCGATATCGTGAAGGGTTACGAGTATCGTAAGGGCGAGTACGTCATGATCGAGCCGGAGGAGATTGAGCAGGTTCGAATTCCTTCGAAGCACACAATTGAGGTGACGCAGTTCGTCGACGCTGAGGAGCTTGATCCTGAGTTTTTTGAGAAGCCGTATTTTGTAGTGCCGGAGAATGACGTTCAGGCAGAGGCGTTCGCTGTGGTTCGCAAGGCGCTTCAGTCGATGAAGAAGATTGCGCTGGGAAAAATTGCGTTTAGTGGACGTGAACATCTGGTTGCGGTTTCGGCCGACACGGATGACAAACTGCCAGGCATGATGGCCTACACGATGCGTTATGCGGAAGAGCTTCGGGATCCTAAGGAGTTCTTCGAAGACATCAAGAAGGTGGCGGTGGATGAGGATCAGCTCTCGTTAGCGAAGGAGTTGATCAAGCGCAAGGCTTCGAAGTTTGAGCCAGAGAAGTTCAAAGATGAGTATGAAGCTGCGTTACGAGAGATGGTTGAGGCGAAGGTGAAGCACGCGCCAATTCCGAAGGATGAGCCGGTGCCGACGTCTGGCAAAGTAATTAATTTGATGGATGCGTTGCGGAAGAGTGTGCAGGGTGACGAGGCGGCGGCTGCAGCGGGCAAGAAGAAGGCTCCGGCGAAGGCTACAGCTGCGGCGGAGGCACAGAAGGGCATCGAACTGGTAAAGCCGGCGAAGGCGCATAAGCCGCGTAAATCGGCGTAG
- the ligD gene encoding DNA ligase D, whose translation MATKKRAKSKSPMSAADAVDEQLERYRSMRDFDVTAEPSGKKESERTSKNKAAQGTGLPFVIQKHAATRLHYDFRLGWNGVLKSWAVAKGPSYFTGDKRLAVQVEDHPMEYGGFEGIIPKGQYGGGTVMVWDQGTWEPQAGHTDVDEGLRTGSLKFIMHGTKMKGKWALIRMGGKAANESKPNWLLIKEHDEFERKQDDAAVTEEEPNSVVTERSLEEIASNEDHVWNSKETAKGDAWYRKEGGVEVPKKADVRVVLIDEGEASRKSKDITTELKVPAGAPKEKLPQFITPALALQATTPPSGPGWLHELKLDGYRIQARKDGDKVQLLTRTGLDWTHRMKTIGALVGKLPVERAILDGEVVVLAENGTTSFADLQAAFQEGVKKPLSYFVFDLLHLNGHSLRGLPLVERKMLLATLLEGGSEFLRLSEHLETDGAVVFRKACEMHVEGIVSKRAASKYSSGRGGSWLKLKCVHEQEFVIGGFTLPSNGSHGVGALLLGYYDDKKLIYAGRTGTGFTEKTHRVLRNQLEELRQKENPFENPPPEAKRGAIWVKPELVAQVNFATWTADNLVRQSSFKGLREDKPAIEVRREEPTVVPRARGAKSASHSASVGIAAKTEPDEGDTAKAAPVKTAKKSAKSTLENAPVRLTHPEKILDTETELTKQQLADYYWAIASHMLPHIEGRPVSLVRCPDGSEKPCFYQKHVNAMLPPGITSVNVPDKKTGEIEPYITLSTAEALAGLAQMGVLEVHPWGSRNDDLEHPDRIIIDLDPDVAIAWPRLAESAVEVRKELEQLGLESFVKSTGGKGLHVVIPVVPEYDWAVIKQFAHAFVLKMEKDQPGVYLTKMSKAARKDRIFLDYLRNERGATAVAAFSPRARAGAAVSLPLDWGDLKATERTVVYVASFAEWQGGLKRDPWKDFLKVRQRITPKMLEILKISPAA comes from the coding sequence ATGGCTACGAAGAAGAGAGCCAAGTCGAAGTCACCGATGAGTGCGGCGGATGCGGTAGATGAGCAGCTGGAACGCTATCGGTCGATGCGCGACTTCGATGTAACGGCGGAGCCTAGTGGGAAAAAAGAGTCAGAAAGAACTTCAAAGAACAAGGCAGCTCAGGGAACTGGGCTGCCCTTTGTGATTCAGAAACATGCGGCTACGCGGCTCCATTACGATTTTCGGCTTGGATGGAATGGGGTGTTGAAGAGCTGGGCGGTGGCGAAGGGGCCGAGTTACTTTACTGGAGACAAACGGTTGGCGGTGCAGGTCGAAGACCATCCGATGGAGTATGGCGGCTTTGAGGGGATCATTCCGAAGGGGCAATATGGCGGCGGCACGGTGATGGTTTGGGACCAGGGAACGTGGGAGCCGCAGGCGGGGCATACCGATGTGGATGAAGGGCTGCGGACAGGATCGCTGAAGTTCATCATGCACGGCACGAAGATGAAGGGGAAATGGGCGCTGATTCGCATGGGTGGCAAGGCGGCGAATGAGAGTAAGCCGAATTGGCTGTTGATCAAGGAGCACGACGAGTTCGAGCGGAAGCAGGATGACGCGGCTGTCACGGAGGAAGAGCCGAATAGTGTAGTCACGGAACGGAGTCTCGAAGAGATTGCGAGCAACGAAGATCATGTTTGGAACTCGAAGGAAACCGCGAAGGGAGATGCCTGGTATCGCAAGGAAGGCGGTGTTGAAGTTCCGAAGAAGGCCGATGTGAGAGTGGTCCTGATTGACGAGGGCGAGGCGTCTCGGAAGTCGAAGGACATTACCACTGAATTGAAGGTGCCAGCAGGAGCGCCTAAAGAGAAACTTCCACAGTTTATTACGCCGGCGCTTGCGTTGCAGGCTACGACTCCGCCGAGCGGGCCTGGATGGTTGCACGAGTTGAAGCTTGATGGCTATCGGATCCAGGCTCGCAAGGATGGCGATAAGGTTCAGCTGCTGACTAGGACTGGACTGGACTGGACGCATCGCATGAAGACGATTGGGGCTCTGGTTGGGAAGTTGCCGGTGGAGCGAGCGATTCTGGATGGTGAGGTAGTGGTGCTGGCGGAGAACGGCACGACCAGCTTTGCCGATTTGCAGGCTGCTTTTCAGGAGGGCGTAAAGAAACCGCTTAGTTATTTCGTGTTTGATCTGCTGCATCTGAATGGACACAGCCTGAGGGGTCTGCCGCTGGTTGAACGAAAGATGCTGCTTGCGACTCTTTTGGAGGGCGGCAGTGAGTTTTTGCGACTCAGTGAACATCTGGAGACCGACGGAGCAGTCGTCTTCCGGAAGGCTTGCGAGATGCATGTTGAGGGGATCGTCTCCAAACGCGCTGCCAGCAAATATTCGAGCGGCAGGGGTGGAAGTTGGCTGAAGCTGAAGTGTGTGCACGAGCAGGAGTTTGTTATTGGCGGGTTTACTTTGCCTTCGAATGGAAGTCATGGAGTTGGGGCGCTACTGCTGGGATACTACGACGATAAAAAGCTTATCTATGCGGGACGCACGGGTACAGGATTTACGGAGAAGACACATCGCGTTCTTCGGAATCAGCTTGAAGAGCTGCGTCAAAAAGAGAATCCGTTTGAGAACCCGCCGCCTGAGGCGAAACGGGGGGCGATCTGGGTGAAACCTGAGCTGGTGGCGCAAGTCAATTTTGCAACGTGGACCGCGGATAACCTCGTACGACAGTCTTCGTTCAAGGGATTGCGAGAGGATAAACCTGCCATTGAGGTTCGGCGGGAGGAGCCTACGGTTGTGCCTCGTGCGCGCGGCGCGAAGAGTGCTTCACACTCCGCGTCCGTTGGGATTGCGGCGAAGACTGAGCCTGACGAGGGAGATACTGCGAAGGCGGCTCCCGTGAAGACTGCGAAGAAGAGCGCGAAGTCTACGTTGGAGAACGCTCCAGTGAGGTTAACGCACCCCGAAAAGATTCTCGATACGGAGACCGAGCTAACGAAGCAGCAGTTGGCGGATTACTACTGGGCAATCGCGTCGCATATGCTGCCGCATATCGAGGGGCGTCCAGTGTCTCTCGTGCGCTGCCCTGACGGGAGCGAGAAGCCGTGTTTTTATCAGAAGCATGTGAACGCCATGCTGCCGCCGGGGATCACTTCGGTAAATGTGCCGGATAAGAAGACGGGGGAGATCGAGCCTTACATTACATTGTCGACGGCAGAGGCTCTGGCTGGGCTTGCGCAGATGGGCGTGCTCGAAGTGCATCCGTGGGGATCGCGTAATGACGATCTTGAGCATCCGGACCGTATCATCATCGATCTTGATCCGGATGTTGCGATTGCGTGGCCGAGGCTGGCCGAGAGCGCTGTGGAGGTTCGTAAGGAGCTTGAGCAGCTCGGTCTGGAGAGCTTTGTGAAGAGCACTGGGGGTAAGGGGCTGCATGTGGTGATTCCGGTTGTGCCGGAGTACGACTGGGCAGTGATCAAACAGTTTGCGCATGCGTTTGTGTTGAAGATGGAAAAAGACCAGCCAGGCGTGTATCTGACGAAGATGAGTAAGGCTGCGCGGAAAGACAGGATCTTCCTGGACTACCTGCGGAACGAACGAGGCGCGACTGCGGTGGCGGCCTTCTCCCCGAGGGCTCGTGCTGGCGCAGCGGTTTCGCTTCCGCTGGATTGGGGAGACCTGAAGGCGACGGAGCGGACTGTCGTGTATGTCGCGAGTTTTGCAGAATGGCAGGGAGGGCTGAAGCGCGATCCGTGGAAGGATTTTTTGAAGGTACGTCAACGGATTACTCCGAAGATGTTGGAAATCTTGAAGATATCGCCGGCAGCTTAG